A window from uncultured Desulfobacter sp. encodes these proteins:
- the flgL gene encoding flagellar hook-associated protein FlgL, with protein sequence MRVSTISIYKQATYQLGRLTSDLNEANETVSTNLKISSASDDPTGMNQVLSINSELAALDQYQVNVDQAQNVLTTAETALDAMADQLAEMKLLASSMANASASEQQRSNAAESMLVYLDGLMDFANTNAYGGYVFAGDDNQTTPFTYDDDDNPTSVTYNGSTDSVNIGISENTTISLNCCGSDMFYEDEIIVDTTNNRIVFSEDAGMGLDNILTIEATIASGTYSKEELADVVARTLSRASQEYGYGVVYEVEYDEAANTFSMGTDGSNTSVTATFENVETQTADIANFESDGQDFDNFEIQIINDDALTHYTPNDGSEPITLTYTANDTWQVSNDPGYGLNAEIGATGDTIEIDVDDDGEFDLVIDLNKTPEEGTTISFDITLGYENTSILTDLGFEAQTITIAPVTGIAPMADTITVVAGGNDAIDFTETTMDGETGVQLTATIEAGTYADAQSYAEAVEEALEKASAENGNRVNYLVEYDEDSKRITISEDLDTGRRLESFELLFSSGTHTDASAASNLGFGDIDVSSASVEGQTVTWSIWNTVFDFKEALENEDVNGIERAMTRLENHYNSLTSHISALGSIYKSTTTTETTISDSDLTLITQRSTVRDADTVEAIMKLKSSQTVYEAALSSTSSVMGVSLVDYL encoded by the coding sequence ATGAGAGTTTCAACCATAAGCATTTACAAACAAGCTACATACCAGCTTGGACGCCTTACCTCTGATTTAAACGAGGCCAATGAAACCGTATCCACCAATTTGAAAATCAGTTCAGCATCTGATGATCCGACTGGGATGAACCAGGTGCTCTCCATCAACTCGGAGCTGGCGGCATTGGACCAGTATCAGGTGAATGTGGACCAGGCCCAGAATGTGCTTACCACAGCGGAAACCGCCCTGGACGCCATGGCGGATCAATTGGCTGAAATGAAGCTTTTGGCCTCATCCATGGCCAATGCCTCTGCCTCTGAACAGCAGCGATCCAATGCTGCCGAAAGTATGCTGGTTTACCTGGATGGCCTTATGGACTTTGCCAATACAAACGCCTATGGCGGGTATGTGTTCGCCGGTGATGATAACCAGACAACGCCGTTTACCTATGACGATGATGATAATCCCACCAGCGTCACTTACAACGGAAGCACCGACAGTGTAAACATCGGCATTTCTGAAAATACTACCATCTCTCTGAACTGCTGCGGCAGTGATATGTTTTATGAAGATGAGATAATAGTAGACACCACGAATAACCGGATCGTTTTCAGTGAAGACGCAGGTATGGGTCTGGACAATATTCTAACCATTGAGGCGACAATCGCCAGCGGTACCTACAGTAAAGAGGAACTTGCTGATGTTGTGGCCCGGACATTGAGCAGGGCGTCCCAGGAGTATGGATACGGTGTCGTATATGAGGTGGAGTATGATGAGGCTGCCAACACCTTTTCCATGGGGACGGACGGCAGTAATACCTCCGTGACTGCAACCTTTGAAAACGTTGAGACCCAGACAGCTGACATTGCCAATTTTGAATCTGATGGTCAGGATTTTGATAACTTTGAAATTCAAATTATAAACGACGATGCACTGACCCATTATACACCGAATGACGGTTCGGAACCCATTACCTTGACTTATACTGCCAATGATACCTGGCAGGTCTCAAATGACCCGGGTTACGGACTTAATGCCGAAATAGGGGCAACCGGCGATACCATTGAAATTGATGTGGATGACGATGGTGAGTTTGATCTTGTCATTGATTTGAACAAGACGCCCGAAGAGGGGACCACCATCTCCTTTGACATTACCCTGGGGTATGAAAATACAAGTATCCTGACGGATCTTGGGTTTGAGGCGCAAACCATAACAATTGCCCCGGTAACCGGCATTGCGCCGATGGCCGACACAATTACCGTGGTGGCCGGTGGCAACGACGCCATTGATTTTACGGAGACCACAATGGATGGCGAAACCGGTGTACAATTGACAGCCACCATAGAGGCCGGTACTTACGCGGATGCCCAATCCTATGCCGAGGCCGTGGAAGAGGCCCTTGAAAAAGCTTCTGCTGAAAACGGCAACCGGGTGAACTACTTGGTTGAATACGATGAAGACAGCAAAAGAATTACCATTAGTGAGGATCTTGATACCGGCCGCCGGCTCGAATCCTTTGAATTGCTTTTCTCGTCCGGCACCCACACCGACGCCAGTGCCGCATCAAATCTTGGGTTTGGCGACATAGATGTTTCCTCGGCGTCTGTGGAAGGCCAAACGGTCACCTGGAGTATCTGGAATACGGTGTTTGATTTTAAAGAAGCACTGGAGAATGAGGATGTAAACGGTATTGAGCGGGCAATGACCCGGCTGGAAAATCATTATAACAGTCTGACCTCACACATTTCAGCATTGGGGTCAATTTACAAGAGCACCACCACCACCGAAACCACCATTTCGGACTCGGATTTGACTTTGATCACCCAGCGCTCTACGGTTCGGGATGCGGATACCGTGGAGGCCATTATGAAGCTTAAATCGTCCCAGACTGTTTATGAAGCGGCATTAAGTTCGACATCTTCGGTAATGGGGGTAAGTCTGGTGGATTATCTGTGA
- the gatB gene encoding Asp-tRNA(Asn)/Glu-tRNA(Gln) amidotransferase subunit GatB: MAFEPVIGLEVHAQLKTKTKIFCNCSTAFGKAPNANTCPVCTGMPGVLPVLNKKAVTFAIKAGLATNCTINHESRFDRKNYFYPDLPKGYQISQFAKPIAEHGFLDIDVDEQQTRIGITRIHMEEDAGKLIHDPLRGKSMVDLNRTGVPLIEIVSEPDLRTAAQAGAYLRKLHAILRYIDVCDGNMEQGSFRCDANISLRPVGQEAFGTRTELKNLNSFKNVEKAILYEIQRQTYVLEEGGEVIQETRLWDPNKNRTASMRSKEEAHDYRYFPDTDLVPLIVDDAWIQDVRTSMPELPDEKKQRFIEEYSLSEYDAGVLTASLDMANFFEKTIKPLKNIKQAANWIMTTLMAMLNAKGIEINESPVDADGFSKLLGLLESSRINANAAKTVFELMVETGKDPESIVKEKGLEQVSDQGELETMVDEIIKENPDEVQAYKDGKTKLFSFFMGQVMKKTRGKADPKVVTPMLKSKL, from the coding sequence ATGGCATTTGAACCTGTTATCGGATTAGAAGTCCACGCTCAGCTCAAAACTAAAACAAAAATATTCTGCAACTGTTCAACCGCGTTCGGCAAGGCCCCCAACGCCAATACCTGCCCGGTGTGCACAGGCATGCCCGGAGTTCTGCCGGTACTAAATAAAAAAGCCGTTACCTTCGCCATTAAGGCCGGTCTTGCCACCAACTGCACCATCAACCATGAAAGCCGGTTTGACAGAAAAAACTATTTCTACCCGGACCTACCCAAGGGTTACCAGATCTCCCAGTTTGCTAAACCCATTGCCGAACACGGCTTTTTGGATATTGACGTGGACGAACAGCAGACACGCATCGGCATCACCCGCATTCACATGGAAGAAGATGCCGGAAAACTAATCCATGATCCCCTGCGGGGTAAAAGCATGGTGGACCTGAACAGAACAGGGGTTCCCCTCATTGAAATTGTCAGTGAACCCGACCTTCGCACGGCAGCCCAGGCAGGGGCCTACCTGAGAAAACTGCACGCCATTTTAAGATATATTGATGTATGCGACGGCAACATGGAGCAGGGCTCATTCAGGTGTGACGCCAACATCTCTTTGCGGCCCGTTGGCCAGGAAGCGTTTGGTACCCGCACCGAGCTTAAAAACCTGAACTCCTTTAAAAATGTGGAAAAAGCCATCCTCTACGAAATCCAGCGCCAGACCTATGTCCTTGAAGAGGGAGGAGAGGTTATCCAGGAGACCCGCCTGTGGGATCCCAACAAAAACAGAACCGCATCCATGCGCAGCAAGGAAGAGGCCCACGATTACAGATACTTTCCTGATACCGACCTTGTGCCCCTGATCGTGGACGACGCCTGGATCCAGGACGTGCGCACCAGCATGCCCGAACTGCCCGATGAAAAAAAGCAACGGTTCATAGAGGAATACAGCCTGTCCGAATATGATGCCGGTGTGTTAACCGCCAGCCTGGACATGGCCAACTTTTTTGAAAAAACGATTAAGCCGCTGAAAAACATCAAGCAGGCCGCCAACTGGATCATGACCACGCTCATGGCCATGCTGAACGCCAAGGGCATTGAGATCAATGAATCACCTGTTGACGCCGATGGGTTTTCAAAACTGCTCGGCCTCTTAGAATCCTCCAGGATCAATGCCAATGCCGCCAAAACGGTCTTTGAACTAATGGTTGAAACCGGCAAAGACCCCGAATCCATCGTCAAGGAAAAGGGTCTTGAACAGGTATCGGACCAGGGCGAACTTGAAACCATGGTGGATGAAATCATCAAGGAAAACCCGGATGAGGTTCAAGCTTACAAAGATGGAAAAACCAAGCTGTTCAGCTTTTTCATGGGGCAGGTCATGAAAAAAACCCGGGGCAAGGCAGACCCCAAAGTGGTCACGCCCATGCTCAAATCAAAACTGTAA
- a CDS encoding DUF2065 domain-containing protein, whose translation MKFFFCVMGMVMIVEGLPYFISPHKMREMVMMILQMPENALRRFGFFMMLAGLAVVYLAMEMN comes from the coding sequence ATGAAATTTTTTTTCTGTGTGATGGGCATGGTCATGATTGTGGAAGGGCTGCCCTATTTCATTTCGCCGCATAAAATGCGGGAGATGGTAATGATGATCCTGCAAATGCCCGAAAACGCTTTGAGGCGGTTCGGCTTTTTTATGATGCTGGCGGGACTTGCAGTGGTATACCTTGCCATGGAGATGAACTGA
- the queA gene encoding tRNA preQ1(34) S-adenosylmethionine ribosyltransferase-isomerase QueA: protein MYNLSDYCYHLPESLIAQAPCEHRSMSRLMHLDRKTHAIGHRRFFDVADMLRPGDLLVVNDTRVVPARLLGYKPTGGRVEVLIIDYAAGMKHLAETGQFQCDCLIRASRRPEPGTVLNLGQDIKATVVEHRERISVVCFDGGQNFLSQLKKAGKMPLPPYIKRNQDPGPEKGSPAQTDEQRDRHDYQTVYANAEGAVAAPTAGLHFTEELLATLAQKGVEVARITLHVGYGTFVPVRVKDIRDHQIHSEYFIVDDQTAQKINQAHGEGRRVVAVGTTSVRTLEFCTNDDGIISAGQGRCDLFIYPGYRFKCVDAMITNFHLPESTLLMLISAFYDRERILDAYNVAVAEKYRFFSYGDAMFIE from the coding sequence ATGTACAATTTGTCTGATTATTGTTATCATTTGCCCGAATCGTTGATTGCCCAAGCTCCCTGTGAACACAGAAGTATGTCCCGGCTCATGCATCTGGATCGTAAAACCCACGCGATCGGTCATCGCAGATTTTTTGACGTTGCTGATATGCTGCGCCCCGGCGATCTGCTGGTGGTCAATGACACCCGGGTCGTTCCGGCACGGCTTTTGGGGTATAAGCCCACGGGGGGGCGCGTAGAGGTCCTTATTATTGATTACGCTGCCGGTATGAAGCACTTGGCCGAGACCGGGCAGTTTCAGTGCGATTGTCTGATTCGGGCCTCGCGAAGGCCGGAACCGGGTACGGTGCTCAATCTCGGTCAGGATATCAAGGCCACGGTTGTGGAACATCGGGAGCGGATCTCTGTGGTTTGTTTTGACGGCGGTCAGAACTTTTTATCCCAATTGAAAAAAGCCGGTAAAATGCCCCTGCCGCCTTATATCAAACGTAATCAGGATCCGGGGCCCGAGAAAGGATCTCCGGCTCAAACAGATGAGCAACGGGACCGGCACGATTACCAGACGGTTTACGCAAACGCCGAAGGCGCTGTGGCCGCGCCCACGGCCGGGCTCCATTTTACAGAAGAACTGCTTGCCACGCTTGCGCAAAAAGGTGTGGAGGTGGCCCGGATTACCCTGCATGTGGGGTATGGCACCTTTGTTCCGGTGCGGGTCAAGGATATACGGGATCATCAGATTCACTCAGAATATTTTATTGTGGATGACCAGACGGCCCAAAAGATTAACCAGGCCCATGGCGAAGGTCGCAGGGTTGTTGCGGTGGGCACGACCTCCGTGCGGACCCTGGAGTTTTGCACCAATGATGACGGAATCATTTCTGCCGGACAAGGGCGGTGCGATCTCTTTATTTATCCCGGCTATCGCTTCAAATGCGTGGATGCCATGATTACCAATTTTCATCTGCCTGAATCCACCCTACTCATGCTGATTTCCGCCTTTTACGACCGGGAGCGGATTTTGGATGCATATAATGTCGCCGTGGCTGAAAAATACCGGTTTTTCAGTTATGGTGATGCCATGTTTATCGAGTGA
- the tgt gene encoding tRNA guanosine(34) transglycosylase Tgt — protein sequence MLTFDLIKDNSKKDDGRDRSRLGRITTDHGVIETPIFMPVGTVGSVKAVSKEDLDHCGAQIILGNTYHLYLRPGCEVIETMNGLHRFTAWDKPMLTDSGGFQFFSLAKLAKFTDEGVHFQSHIDGSRHFFSPERAVEIQMILGSDIMMSLDWCQGHPATDQQVADALNKTTAWAKRGFDFWQENGAVNNLFGIVQGGMIKALRSLSAEQITAIDFPGFAIGGLSVGEPTDVMYEMADHTLPLLPSHKPRYIMGVGTPENLVTLVGMGCDMFDCVMPSRNARNGQLFTRTGTLNIPNAKYKTDERPIDETCGCYTCRNYSRAYLRHLYKSRELLSYRLNTIHNLYYYLDLMDKMRHAIREDNFPEFQQQFFKARQDQ from the coding sequence ATGCTTACATTTGACCTGATAAAAGATAACAGTAAAAAAGATGATGGTCGGGACCGCTCCCGTCTGGGACGGATCACAACAGACCACGGGGTGATTGAAACCCCGATTTTCATGCCTGTGGGGACTGTGGGGTCGGTCAAAGCGGTTTCCAAAGAAGATCTCGATCATTGCGGGGCCCAGATTATTCTTGGCAATACCTACCACTTGTATCTGAGGCCCGGCTGCGAAGTCATTGAAACCATGAACGGGCTTCATCGTTTTACGGCCTGGGACAAGCCCATGCTCACCGACTCCGGCGGGTTTCAGTTTTTCTCTTTGGCAAAATTGGCCAAGTTCACCGATGAGGGGGTACATTTTCAATCCCACATTGACGGCTCCCGGCACTTTTTTTCTCCGGAACGGGCCGTTGAGATCCAGATGATTTTAGGCTCGGACATCATGATGTCCCTGGACTGGTGCCAGGGTCATCCGGCCACGGACCAGCAGGTGGCGGATGCCTTGAATAAAACCACGGCCTGGGCGAAAAGGGGCTTTGATTTCTGGCAGGAAAACGGCGCGGTCAATAACCTGTTCGGCATCGTCCAGGGTGGCATGATCAAAGCGCTTCGCTCCTTATCCGCCGAGCAGATTACAGCCATTGATTTCCCCGGGTTTGCCATCGGCGGCCTGTCCGTGGGCGAGCCCACCGATGTGATGTATGAAATGGCTGATCACACCCTGCCGCTTTTGCCGTCCCACAAACCGCGGTACATTATGGGGGTGGGTACGCCTGAAAATTTGGTGACCCTGGTGGGGATGGGGTGCGACATGTTTGACTGTGTGATGCCCTCCAGAAATGCCAGAAACGGCCAGTTGTTTACCCGTACCGGCACCCTGAATATCCCCAATGCAAAGTACAAAACAGACGAACGGCCCATTGACGAAACCTGCGGGTGTTACACCTGCCGCAACTATTCCCGGGCCTATCTGCGTCATCTGTATAAATCCCGGGAGCTGTTGTCCTATCGTCTGAACACCATTCATAATCTCTATTATTATCTTGACCTTATGGATAAAATGCGTCATGCAATAAGGGAAGACAACTTCCCGGAATTTCAACAACAATTTTTTAAAGCAAGGCAGGATCAGTAA
- the hypA gene encoding hydrogenase maturation nickel metallochaperone HypA — MHEMGIAQQLVNIALDAIPDDIENPRVEKLNLRIGKLAAVVEHSLTFCLEVITKDTPLEGVEVIIEDVPVALRCESCNHEWQTDVPAFGCPACKDGQVKMISGREIEISSIELADD, encoded by the coding sequence ATGCATGAGATGGGTATTGCCCAGCAACTGGTAAACATCGCCCTGGATGCCATCCCCGATGACATTGAAAATCCCAGGGTGGAGAAATTAAATTTAAGAATCGGCAAACTGGCGGCGGTGGTGGAGCACAGCCTCACCTTTTGCCTGGAGGTCATCACCAAGGATACGCCCCTTGAAGGCGTTGAAGTCATCATTGAAGATGTGCCGGTGGCTTTGCGCTGTGAAAGCTGTAACCATGAATGGCAGACCGATGTCCCGGCCTTTGGGTGCCCGGCATGCAAGGACGGGCAGGTGAAAATGATTTCGGGACGGGAGATTGAAATCTCATCCATCGAATTGGCAGACGATTAG
- the hypB gene encoding hydrogenase nickel incorporation protein HypB, which yields MEINIQKRVLAKNESDADRNRSFFKEKQVFVLNMMSSPGSGKTETLCRSLEMLMPDVRVGVIVGDVCTTNDADRLSVTGAKVTQINTDQFGGDCHLAAHLIESSAKSLGCDDLDLLIVENIGNLVCPAEFDIGEDARAVVLSVTEGEDKPLKYPLMFQVADAAILNKIDLLPYLDFDAALAVENMGKVHPGMPVFELSAKTQEGMEPWIAWLRTKVKEKLG from the coding sequence ATGGAGATAAATATACAAAAACGGGTATTGGCAAAAAACGAATCCGATGCGGATCGAAACCGCTCTTTTTTTAAAGAGAAACAGGTGTTTGTACTGAACATGATGTCATCGCCGGGATCAGGCAAGACCGAAACCCTGTGCCGGAGCCTGGAAATGTTGATGCCCGACGTCCGGGTTGGCGTGATCGTGGGCGATGTCTGCACCACCAATGATGCAGACCGGCTTTCGGTAACCGGTGCCAAGGTAACCCAGATCAACACCGACCAGTTTGGCGGCGACTGTCATCTGGCCGCCCATCTCATTGAATCTTCGGCCAAGTCCCTGGGGTGCGATGACCTGGATCTGCTCATCGTGGAAAATATCGGTAATTTGGTTTGCCCTGCCGAATTTGATATCGGCGAGGATGCAAGGGCCGTGGTCTTAAGCGTCACCGAAGGTGAGGACAAGCCTTTGAAATACCCGCTCATGTTTCAGGTGGCCGATGCAGCCATTTTAAATAAAATCGATCTGCTGCCCTACCTGGATTTTGATGCGGCCCTGGCTGTGGAAAATATGGGCAAGGTGCATCCGGGTATGCCGGTGTTTGAACTCTCCGCCAAGACCCAGGAAGGCATGGAACCATGGATTGCATGGCTGCGTACCAAGGTTAAGGAAAAACTGGGATAA
- the amrB gene encoding AmmeMemoRadiSam system protein B, with protein sequence MGVKKMAFAGSWYPGSADQCRSAIQRFCKEIRIGDDPRIPDHPVGGIVPHAGWSFSGKLACRVFSVLAHGGRVVDAIFIFGVHMHAASPAYVLDCTAVDTPLGTIEIDRDLTAALARRAETKGIDLELLRANSFPEENTLELQYPFIKHFFPKARIVVCAVPPSDTARVLGVAAVGAAKDLGRSTVAVGSTDMTHYGPRFGFEPAGSGRQAFDWVTKENDAAAIEALTAMDERQIIHQGLTHHNMCCAGAASAAAAAAKTMSAAKGVCLDYSSSFDPLQPAGDFVGYCGMIFG encoded by the coding sequence ATGGGTGTAAAGAAAATGGCCTTTGCCGGATCATGGTACCCTGGATCGGCGGATCAGTGTCGATCTGCCATTCAACGGTTTTGCAAAGAGATCCGCATTGGGGATGATCCAAGAATTCCGGATCATCCTGTGGGGGGGATTGTGCCCCATGCCGGCTGGAGCTTTTCCGGAAAACTTGCCTGCCGGGTTTTTTCGGTACTGGCCCATGGCGGCCGGGTTGTGGATGCGATTTTTATTTTCGGGGTCCACATGCATGCCGCCTCTCCTGCCTATGTTTTGGATTGCACAGCCGTTGATACTCCTTTGGGAACCATTGAGATTGACCGGGACCTTACAGCGGCTTTGGCCCGGCGGGCCGAAACAAAAGGTATTGATCTGGAACTATTAAGGGCCAACAGCTTCCCCGAAGAAAATACCCTGGAACTGCAATATCCATTTATCAAACATTTTTTTCCTAAGGCCCGGATTGTGGTGTGCGCCGTGCCTCCTTCGGATACGGCCCGGGTCTTGGGTGTGGCCGCGGTTGGGGCGGCAAAGGATCTGGGTCGTTCCACGGTTGCGGTCGGTTCCACAGACATGACCCATTACGGTCCGCGATTTGGCTTTGAACCGGCAGGTTCAGGCCGGCAGGCCTTTGATTGGGTTACCAAGGAAAATGATGCAGCGGCCATTGAGGCGTTAACAGCCATGGATGAACGGCAGATTATTCACCAAGGCCTGACACATCATAATATGTGTTGTGCCGGTGCCGCCAGTGCAGCTGCCGCTGCTGCCAAAACAATGAGCGCGGCCAAAGGCGTCTGCCTTGATTACAGCTCAAGTTTTGACCCGTTACAACCTGCTGGCGATTTTGTGGGATACTGCGGCATGATTTTTGGATGA
- a CDS encoding HD domain-containing protein, translating into MEKTNNQWSQEAYIKAYRFAAEKHKGQLVPDTEWPYLAHLSMVSMEVMAALGHKTDMDENLAVQVAILHDTIEDTDTTYEEVRSEFEQPVADGVLAVTKNKEIEKHLQMPDSLKRIKRQPKEIWMVKLADRITNLQPPPSYWTAEKRKKYLDEAKLILDELKSGNGLLSKRLNEKIQAYQFYIL; encoded by the coding sequence ATGGAAAAAACAAACAACCAATGGTCCCAGGAAGCATACATAAAGGCTTACCGGTTTGCTGCAGAAAAGCATAAAGGACAGTTGGTCCCCGATACGGAATGGCCCTATTTAGCACACCTTAGCATGGTCAGCATGGAGGTCATGGCCGCTTTAGGTCATAAAACCGATATGGATGAAAATTTAGCCGTCCAAGTTGCAATCCTCCATGATACCATCGAAGATACAGATACCACCTATGAGGAAGTGCGATCAGAGTTCGAACAGCCTGTTGCAGATGGTGTTCTGGCCGTAACAAAAAACAAAGAAATTGAAAAACACCTTCAAATGCCGGACAGTCTAAAACGGATCAAGCGCCAACCCAAAGAGATATGGATGGTCAAACTGGCTGACAGAATAACCAACCTCCAGCCCCCACCATCCTACTGGACTGCAGAGAAGCGCAAAAAATATCTGGACGAGGCTAAATTGATCCTGGATGAATTAAAATCCGGCAATGGACTTCTATCGAAACGCTTAAATGAAAAAATTCAAGCATATCAGTTTTATATTTTGTAA
- a CDS encoding DUF2334 domain-containing protein: protein MRTFVLCQRIWVPFLFLCVILLSACNKHPIDTKQVNVIFRFDDYSAVSNTKMEQKIIDAFRKHKAGLTIGVIPYACAEDIHDPAAQETIPLPLIKGNILKKGFYDGIVDVALHGYSHQTISTAQWTEFSGLDYNSQMKRLAKGKKFLEGMIDAPVNTFVPPWNKYDANTLRALETLGFTTLSADNKRREVTPACKLNFLPYSCNLFRLRDAVKKSRISPDPQPVIVVLFHEYDFKEINEKRGRITYQDFYELLNWVTSQEDVRLLSISQATQKLHDLSARRFLMNASPAG from the coding sequence GTGCGCACGTTTGTATTATGCCAACGAATTTGGGTTCCCTTTTTATTTTTATGCGTGATTTTACTCTCGGCTTGCAACAAGCATCCCATTGACACCAAACAAGTCAATGTCATATTTCGGTTCGATGATTATTCGGCTGTCAGCAATACGAAAATGGAGCAAAAAATCATCGATGCCTTCCGGAAGCATAAAGCGGGCTTAACCATAGGGGTTATCCCCTATGCATGTGCAGAAGATATTCATGACCCCGCCGCACAAGAGACAATCCCCCTCCCATTGATCAAAGGAAATATTCTAAAAAAGGGGTTTTATGACGGGATAGTGGATGTCGCCTTGCATGGTTACTCTCACCAGACCATCAGCACAGCACAATGGACAGAATTCTCAGGCCTGGATTACAACAGTCAAATGAAGAGATTGGCCAAAGGCAAAAAATTCCTTGAGGGTATGATAGATGCACCTGTCAACACCTTTGTTCCACCTTGGAACAAATACGATGCAAACACATTACGTGCCCTTGAAACGCTTGGATTTACAACGCTGTCGGCAGACAACAAGAGGAGGGAGGTCACACCAGCGTGTAAGCTCAATTTCCTGCCATACTCATGCAACCTATTTAGACTTCGCGATGCCGTCAAAAAATCACGCATATCACCGGATCCTCAACCTGTCATTGTTGTTTTGTTTCATGAATATGATTTTAAGGAAATTAACGAGAAACGTGGCCGCATTACCTATCAAGACTTTTACGAGCTTTTGAACTGGGTCACATCTCAGGAGGATGTTCGTTTGCTTTCAATCAGTCAGGCAACCCAAAAACTTCATGACTTGAGCGCCAGGCGTTTTCTTATGAATGCATCGCCTGCAGGATAA
- the gltX gene encoding glutamate--tRNA ligase translates to MDTIITRFPPSPTGYLHIGGARTALFNWLWARKNAGQFVLRIEDTDEARSTKESVDAILESMEWLGIDWDDGPYFQTQRYDIYNEHIDRLVEQGDAYYCDCSPEEVNAMREEAKAKGLKPMYNGKCRNRGLKKGNNTVVRLKTPDTGVTIVDDIVKGSTAFQNAEIDDFIIQRSSGVAMYNLAVVVDDITMGINTIIRGDDHLVNTPKQILIYQALGAKLPVFGHVPMVLGSDKARLSKRHGAMSVGEYKKMGFLADALLNYLVRLGWSHGDQEFFERQDLIEKFDLEHLGRSAGMFDMDKLYALNAKHIQKKTPAELGKDLVSHLADLGIEAQNDAFTQGVIETLQPRSKTLVEMAQGAAFYYKDEIEFEEKAAKKFLKPETADLLTKCADAFEGLGDFSQASQEEAFKQIMEETGLGFGKIAQPLRVAVTGTTVSPGIFEMFIALGKDKTIQRIRKAAQFCAAQG, encoded by the coding sequence ATGGATACAATAATTACACGCTTTCCGCCCTCCCCTACCGGTTACCTGCATATCGGAGGTGCCAGGACCGCTCTTTTCAACTGGCTGTGGGCCAGAAAGAACGCAGGGCAGTTTGTGCTACGTATAGAAGATACCGATGAAGCCCGGTCAACCAAGGAGTCTGTTGACGCTATTCTCGAATCCATGGAATGGCTGGGAATTGACTGGGATGACGGCCCTTATTTCCAGACCCAGCGCTATGATATTTATAATGAACACATTGATCGCCTGGTTGAGCAGGGTGACGCATATTATTGCGACTGCAGCCCCGAAGAGGTCAATGCCATGCGCGAAGAGGCCAAAGCCAAGGGGCTCAAGCCGATGTATAACGGCAAGTGCCGGAATCGCGGGCTTAAAAAAGGCAATAACACCGTAGTACGGTTAAAGACCCCGGACACAGGCGTCACCATTGTGGATGATATCGTCAAGGGCAGCACCGCCTTCCAGAATGCGGAAATTGATGACTTTATCATCCAGAGAAGCTCCGGTGTGGCCATGTACAATCTTGCGGTGGTGGTGGATGACATCACCATGGGCATCAACACCATTATCCGGGGGGATGACCATCTGGTAAATACCCCCAAACAGATTTTGATCTACCAAGCACTCGGTGCCAAACTGCCGGTGTTCGGTCATGTTCCCATGGTGCTGGGATCAGATAAGGCGCGACTGAGCAAACGCCATGGCGCCATGTCCGTGGGCGAATATAAAAAGATGGGATTTCTGGCCGATGCGCTGCTCAACTACCTGGTAAGACTGGGATGGTCCCATGGGGACCAGGAGTTTTTTGAACGCCAGGATCTCATTGAAAAATTTGATCTTGAACACCTTGGCCGGTCTGCGGGCATGTTTGACATGGACAAGCTCTATGCCCTGAATGCCAAACACATCCAGAAAAAGACACCTGCCGAATTAGGAAAAGACCTTGTGTCCCACTTGGCGGATCTCGGCATTGAGGCCCAAAATGATGCCTTTACCCAGGGGGTAATTGAAACCCTTCAGCCCAGAAGCAAAACCCTTGTGGAGATGGCCCAGGGTGCGGCATTTTATTACAAAGACGAGATTGAGTTTGAAGAGAAGGCGGCCAAAAAATTTCTGAAGCCTGAAACTGCGGATCTTCTAACCAAATGCGCCGACGCCTTTGAAGGCCTTGGGGACTTTAGCCAGGCATCCCAGGAAGAGGCATTTAAACAGATCATGGAAGAGACAGGCCTTGGATTCGGCAAGATTGCCCAACCCCTGCGGGTGGCAGTCACCGGTACAACGGTGAGCCCGGGCATATTTGAAATGTTTATCGCCCTTGGTAAAGACAAAACCATCCAGCGCATCAGAAAGGCGGCACAATTCTGTGCAGCCCAGGGTTAA